From Leptotrichia wadei, one genomic window encodes:
- a CDS encoding lysozyme inhibitor LprI family protein: MRKLLIAGLLLLGAVAFAGKYENELTKRMKTLEEKAQAGWDSGVRADMINASLDLDTEWEKEMNKVYDLILKKLPAKEKVKFKAEQQKWKKDRETKVQKAYDKYEAEEGPRMAGELAASDRLSITKDRALQLAKRYDKLNK; encoded by the coding sequence ATGAGAAAATTATTAATAGCAGGATTATTACTTTTAGGAGCTGTTGCATTTGCAGGGAAATATGAAAATGAATTGACAAAAAGAATGAAAACTTTAGAAGAAAAAGCACAGGCTGGATGGGATAGTGGAGTAAGAGCTGATATGATAAATGCTTCACTAGATTTGGATACTGAATGGGAAAAAGAAATGAATAAAGTCTATGATTTGATTCTAAAAAAACTGCCAGCAAAGGAAAAAGTAAAATTTAAAGCTGAACAGCAAAAATGGAAAAAGGATAGAGAAACTAAAGTTCAGAAGGCGTACGATAAATATGAGGCAGAAGAAGGACCAAGAATGGCTGGGGAACTTGCCGCTAGTGATAGATTATCAATAACAAAAGACAGAGCATTGCAATTGGCAAAAAGATACGATAAATTAAATAAATGA
- a CDS encoding SIMPL domain-containing protein yields the protein MKRIIALLMIVFSVLSFSDSEITGKRIQVRGVSKKEIAPNSAKIVLTIRTENESLDKASAENSQILERYKRLLAQTGTKYSKINSTGYSTYETYNWDTVIENKGKKEYQTKLSVEVDKISLDTLKNFMNVLANEKIYSLNRSKNGTYIFTIESQNATNKQAYQNAMARFNDIQQKLGRAGIPVNTVKISGYDNKEISLEKRTSKRKDVQVVSHDIEVETRDLKNLGNIISVANALGIGTNGSIEYDIDNKQQLENELYENAYKEALKKAQVILGKTDLNLKNPVTITDKSNGVIHPYRDYNYSYNMSADYDEEDLKKSDRELLDESSRRNIVISPKKLNISKTVYIEFEMN from the coding sequence ATGAAAAGAATAATAGCATTACTTATGATAGTTTTTTCAGTATTATCATTTTCAGATAGTGAAATTACTGGAAAAAGAATACAGGTTAGAGGAGTTTCAAAAAAAGAAATTGCACCAAATTCAGCAAAAATTGTTCTTACGATTCGGACAGAAAATGAAAGTTTAGATAAGGCGAGTGCTGAAAATTCGCAAATTTTGGAAAGATACAAAAGATTGCTTGCTCAGACTGGGACAAAGTACAGCAAGATTAATTCAACAGGATATTCCACTTATGAAACTTATAATTGGGATACTGTAATTGAAAATAAGGGGAAAAAAGAATATCAGACTAAACTTTCTGTAGAAGTTGATAAAATCTCGCTTGATACATTGAAAAACTTTATGAATGTACTTGCAAATGAAAAAATCTATTCTTTAAATAGAAGTAAAAACGGTACATACATTTTTACCATTGAATCACAAAATGCAACAAATAAGCAGGCATATCAAAATGCAATGGCAAGATTTAACGATATTCAGCAAAAATTAGGAAGAGCTGGAATTCCTGTAAATACAGTAAAAATTTCAGGTTATGACAATAAGGAAATCAGCCTTGAAAAACGGACAAGTAAGAGAAAAGATGTTCAAGTAGTTTCACACGACATTGAAGTTGAAACAAGAGATCTGAAAAACCTTGGGAATATAATAAGTGTGGCAAATGCTCTTGGTATTGGAACAAATGGAAGCATTGAATATGATATTGACAATAAACAGCAATTGGAAAATGAACTTTATGAAAATGCCTACAAGGAAGCCTTGAAGAAAGCACAAGTTATTTTGGGAAAAACAGACTTAAACTTAAAAAACCCAGTTACAATAACTGATAAATCAAATGGAGTAATTCATCCTTACAGGGATTATAACTATAGTTATAATATGAGTGCCGATTATGATGAAGAAGATTTAAAAAAGTCAGACAGAGAACTTTTAGATGAGTCATCAAGAAGAAACATTGTAATTTCTCCAAAAAAACTAAATATTTCAAAAACTGTTTATATTGAATTTGAAATGAACTAA
- a CDS encoding HPr family phosphocarrier protein, which produces MASKTVTMTNPTGLHTRPGGVFVAKAKEFESKVEVENEGKKVNGKSLLKLLSIGIKNGSEVTVHAEGPDAEQAVEVLGELLATIRD; this is translated from the coding sequence ATGGCAAGTAAAACAGTTACTATGACAAATCCTACAGGATTACATACAAGACCAGGTGGAGTATTTGTTGCTAAAGCAAAAGAATTTGAAAGTAAAGTAGAAGTTGAAAATGAAGGGAAAAAAGTAAACGGAAAATCTTTATTGAAATTATTATCAATTGGAATTAAAAACGGTTCAGAAGTTACAGTTCACGCTGAAGGGCCTGATGCTGAACAAGCAGTTGAAGTATTAGGAGAATTGTTAGCAACTATTAGAGACTAA
- the rpe gene encoding ribulose-phosphate 3-epimerase, whose translation MDKKVIISPSLLAADFSKLREEIAEVEKFGAEYLHLDVMDGNFVPNISYGAPVISSLRKHSNLVFDVHLMVNEPDYLIKDFAQFSDIITVHAEAVKHLNRTIQLIKSFGKKVGVALNPSTPLDILKYELKNIDMVLIMTVNPGFGGQKFIPEMVQKIKDLREIDKNIDIEVDGGINNETAKLVKEAGANILVAGSYIFSGNYKEKIESLK comes from the coding sequence ATGGATAAAAAGGTTATAATATCGCCTTCTCTGCTTGCTGCGGATTTCAGTAAATTAAGGGAAGAAATCGCAGAAGTGGAAAAATTTGGAGCAGAATATCTGCATTTGGATGTTATGGATGGGAACTTTGTGCCAAATATCAGTTATGGAGCTCCTGTTATTTCATCTTTAAGAAAGCATAGCAATCTTGTATTTGATGTTCATTTAATGGTAAATGAGCCTGATTATCTGATAAAGGATTTTGCACAGTTTTCTGATATTATCACAGTTCATGCTGAAGCTGTAAAACACTTGAACAGAACAATTCAGCTGATAAAATCTTTTGGGAAAAAAGTAGGAGTTGCACTAAATCCTTCTACTCCGCTAGATATTTTAAAATATGAATTAAAAAATATTGACATGGTGCTAATTATGACTGTAAATCCTGGCTTTGGCGGTCAAAAATTTATTCCCGAAATGGTTCAGAAAATAAAGGACTTGCGAGAAATTGATAAAAATATTGACATTGAAGTGGATGGCGGAATAAACAATGAAACTGCAAAACTTGTGAAGGAAGCCGGAGCAAATATTTTAGTTGCAGGTTCATATATTTTTAGTGGAAATTACAAGGAAAAAATTGAATCTTTAAAATAA
- the rsgA gene encoding ribosome small subunit-dependent GTPase A, with protein sequence MKGFYYVLDENSKNLSEENIYECKLRGTLKMKNNKMNCIIGDMVEFDEKEKVIEKIEKRKNFLYRPLIANIDFIGILFAIKSPDFDFTNFQKMLLNANSQNIPVVLILSKIDLASQEELEEFFNKFKKIFKEAISIFPISTETKTGLSELKQYINEKSVVVSGPSGAGKSTLINTLIGEEVLTTNDVSGKTGKGRHTTIESRFFMTAPHSYLIDTPGFSTLDFPKLENKKGLEKLFPEFLEFIPNCKFRDCIHVNEPNCAIKENVENGNISRERYDFYLYSLENIKFLKYT encoded by the coding sequence ATAAAGGGATTTTACTATGTTCTAGATGAAAATTCCAAAAATTTAAGTGAAGAAAATATTTATGAATGTAAATTACGTGGAACGCTAAAAATGAAAAATAACAAAATGAATTGTATAATCGGTGATATGGTAGAATTTGATGAAAAAGAAAAAGTTATTGAAAAAATTGAGAAAAGGAAAAACTTTTTATATCGCCCGCTTATTGCAAATATTGATTTTATTGGTATTTTATTTGCAATAAAAAGTCCAGACTTTGATTTTACAAATTTTCAGAAAATGCTTTTGAATGCAAATTCTCAAAATATTCCAGTTGTGCTAATCTTATCTAAAATTGACTTGGCTTCACAAGAAGAACTGGAAGAATTTTTTAATAAATTCAAAAAAATTTTTAAAGAGGCAATTTCCATTTTTCCAATTTCTACCGAAACAAAAACTGGACTTTCAGAATTAAAGCAATACATAAATGAAAAATCCGTCGTAGTTTCAGGACCATCTGGAGCTGGAAAATCAACGCTTATTAACACTTTAATTGGAGAAGAAGTATTAACTACAAATGATGTCAGCGGAAAAACTGGAAAAGGACGGCACACAACGATAGAGAGCCGATTTTTTATGACAGCTCCCCACTCTTATCTAATAGATACGCCTGGATTTTCAACGCTGGACTTTCCAAAACTGGAAAATAAAAAGGGATTGGAAAAATTATTTCCAGAATTTCTGGAATTTATTCCTAACTGTAAATTCCGTGACTGTATTCACGTAAATGAGCCAAATTGTGCAATAAAGGAAAATGTGGAAAATGGAAATATTTCAAGGGAACGATACGATTTTTACCTGTATTCGCTAGAAAATATAAAATTTTTAAAGTATACTTAA
- a CDS encoding SIMPL domain-containing protein gives MKKVAIALFSLLSVFSFGANENLVRKISVTGNAEREIMPDLAKINFKVEVKGKNLNQATNEVNKKVEKFKNDLKARRISLENLETTAFYNRKGTEYEDDEDILDVKTVPGKNVKKAEKKPTSYDVKMEMLVKNTDFNKISALIDLEDGDNLQSIQKNFDENTFAFNINENGTTVDQALNKVFNKLNTSRRKLVSAGIPENDIILSDYEIKENYTENKGTKKDVYYVTDEFVLTTKNIKELNTIISIADDNGININGSINFDLSDKDRIESEMYKDAYNQTKQKAESILRSSKMKLGEPIIVSEDVEFQQKMIDRIDQDWSVAYDGPTLGLNRLEAKEVAMPAPMSMRAGKSRVDYTPKPLKLTQNISVMYEMK, from the coding sequence ATGAAAAAAGTAGCAATTGCGCTATTTTCTCTGTTAAGTGTATTTTCATTTGGAGCGAATGAAAATCTTGTGAGAAAAATTAGTGTTACGGGTAATGCAGAAAGGGAAATTATGCCAGATTTAGCAAAAATTAATTTTAAAGTTGAAGTGAAGGGGAAAAACTTAAATCAGGCAACAAATGAGGTAAATAAAAAAGTTGAGAAATTTAAGAATGATTTGAAAGCTAGAAGAATATCACTGGAAAATCTGGAAACAACAGCATTTTATAATAGAAAAGGGACGGAATATGAAGATGATGAGGATATTTTGGATGTAAAGACAGTTCCAGGCAAGAATGTGAAAAAAGCTGAGAAAAAGCCAACTTCTTATGATGTGAAAATGGAGATGCTTGTGAAAAATACAGATTTTAACAAGATTTCAGCATTAATTGACTTGGAAGATGGAGATAATTTACAAAGTATTCAGAAAAATTTTGATGAAAATACATTTGCATTTAATATAAATGAAAATGGAACAACAGTTGACCAGGCTTTAAATAAAGTGTTTAACAAACTTAATACTTCCAGAAGAAAGCTAGTTTCAGCCGGAATCCCTGAAAATGATATTATTTTGAGTGATTATGAAATAAAGGAAAATTATACAGAAAATAAAGGTACAAAAAAAGATGTTTACTATGTTACAGATGAATTTGTACTTACAACAAAAAATATAAAGGAACTTAATACAATAATTTCAATTGCCGATGACAACGGAATAAACATAAACGGTTCAATTAATTTTGACTTGTCAGATAAAGACAGAATTGAGTCAGAAATGTATAAAGATGCTTATAATCAGACAAAGCAGAAAGCAGAAAGCATCTTACGTTCGAGCAAGATGAAGCTGGGAGAACCTATTATTGTAAGTGAAGATGTGGAATTTCAGCAAAAGATGATTGACAGGATTGATCAGGACTGGAGTGTGGCTTATGATGGACCAACACTAGGACTTAATAGACTTGAGGCTAAGGAAGTGGCAATGCCTGCACCTATGTCAATGCGAGCTGGCAAATCTAGGGTTGATTATACTCCAAAACCGTTAAAATTGACACAGAATATATCGGTTATGTATGAGATGAAATAA
- a CDS encoding PASTA domain-containing protein, translated as MATQYKFSYAKTFKTVIVVICLVTLAIFGKDVFERHFFNTRLTVIPDVTGLDKKEAIKYLKEAGLKVKVINSKTEKVPLDTVYNQDPRSGKEVKVNRVVRIWVNNGEDVKVPNIIGLELLEARSRLKGLNIQIETIDYYPSNQKYNTILGVYPKPGTKLEINQKISILVSSQQMIDPSVMPNITGLDLNDAREVLKQIGLEISSISQTNDPTLPVNTIISTNPAAGTKIQRGQKVSVVINNGASAKKRAKSNEEIINRSRDNINEKEIEKTIDDTINQIDNNTQKTPQQNDKQQNNGNTPASPPNNSNNGGTSSEPNTGGGDDDD; from the coding sequence ATGGCCACACAATATAAATTTAGTTATGCTAAAACTTTTAAAACTGTTATTGTAGTGATTTGTCTAGTTACACTAGCAATATTTGGAAAAGATGTTTTTGAACGTCATTTTTTTAACACTAGACTTACTGTTATTCCTGATGTTACAGGGCTTGACAAGAAAGAAGCGATAAAATACTTGAAGGAAGCTGGATTAAAAGTCAAGGTTATTAATTCCAAAACAGAAAAGGTACCGCTAGATACGGTGTATAATCAGGATCCACGATCTGGGAAGGAAGTAAAAGTAAACAGAGTTGTAAGAATCTGGGTTAATAATGGGGAAGATGTAAAAGTCCCTAATATTATTGGATTGGAACTGCTTGAGGCAAGATCTCGGCTAAAAGGGTTAAATATTCAAATTGAAACAATTGATTATTATCCATCTAACCAAAAATACAACACTATTTTGGGAGTTTATCCAAAACCAGGTACAAAACTGGAAATTAACCAGAAAATATCAATACTTGTTTCTTCACAGCAAATGATAGATCCATCAGTTATGCCAAATATAACAGGACTTGATTTAAATGATGCAAGAGAAGTGTTAAAGCAAATTGGACTTGAAATTAGCTCAATATCTCAAACAAATGATCCAACATTGCCGGTAAATACAATTATTTCTACAAATCCTGCAGCTGGAACAAAAATACAGCGTGGACAGAAAGTATCTGTTGTAATAAATAATGGAGCGAGTGCAAAAAAACGTGCTAAATCAAATGAAGAAATTATTAATCGTTCTCGAGATAATATAAATGAGAAAGAAATTGAAAAAACTATTGATGATACAATAAATCAAATAGACAATAATACTCAAAAAACTCCTCAACAAAATGACAAGCAGCAAAATAACGGTAACACACCTGCTTCTCCGCCTAATAATTCAAATAATGGTGGAACTTCCAGCGAACCAAATACTGGCGGTGGAGACGATGATGACTAG
- a CDS encoding PTS transporter subunit EIIB — MSKYHNDAVKLLELIGGKENVVAVTHCATRMRFSLADEGKASPKEIGQDYITHL; from the coding sequence ATGAGCAAATATCATAATGACGCCGTTAAGTTGCTGGAACTTATCGGTGGAAAAGAAAATGTTGTGGCAGTTACTCACTGTGCGACTAGAATGAGATTTTCCCTTGCAGATGAAGGAAAAGCAAGTCCAAAAGAAATTGGGCAGGACTACATCACACATTTATAG
- a CDS encoding Rqc2 family fibronectin-binding protein, which produces MLYLDGIGISFLVKEIKEKILRYKLTKIFQYDRVSFSLFFGKNNLLFQVKDNSTIFYLKDEKDPNTDFQSKFLLSLKKYLQNSILINIRQEGFDRIVYFDFEKLNQFGDVEKYTLIIEIMGKASNIFLTCKDKILSALFFTSIDVGNRVIMTGAKYTLPFEEKKISPIYLEKENFPFETETFLEKIEGAGRAFALQCSQDYDVFKKYLSSYKPVMYEILNRGKIQKVLTYNEFSEFSQKENTNLENNPENKNNRKYFETLNEGLNAYFKTTITSNVISEKKKSLLKYVDSQIKKFKKIEKNIKVDLKKNENFENYKNIGDILAANMHQIKYGMKKVTVFDFYNNQEITINLDPLLSPNDNLNFYYNKYNKGKRTISALNIRFSDIQDEIKYFEEIKMFIEKENDFIGIEEIENELNLSDNGNKIKNKIKLNKTKKRELLSFDYKGFQIFVGRNNKENEEISFSKGQPNDIWMHIKDIPGSHVLILRNNQELPEDALIYAANLACEYSKAKKGDKVTVDYCERKFVKKIKNSKPGNVTYTNFHSLLVNVTEKSL; this is translated from the coding sequence ATGCTCTATTTAGATGGAATTGGAATTTCATTTCTTGTAAAGGAAATAAAGGAAAAAATATTACGATATAAATTGACAAAAATTTTTCAATATGACAGAGTGTCATTTTCACTCTTTTTTGGAAAAAATAACCTGCTTTTTCAAGTAAAGGATAATTCAACAATTTTTTATTTAAAAGATGAAAAAGATCCAAATACTGACTTCCAGTCAAAATTTCTGCTTTCATTAAAAAAGTACCTGCAAAATTCTATTTTAATTAATATTAGACAGGAAGGCTTTGACAGGATTGTATATTTTGACTTTGAAAAGTTAAATCAATTTGGAGATGTGGAAAAGTATACGTTAATTATTGAAATTATGGGAAAGGCAAGTAATATTTTCCTGACTTGTAAAGATAAAATTCTGTCTGCACTTTTTTTTACTTCGATTGATGTTGGAAACCGTGTTATTATGACTGGAGCAAAGTACACATTGCCTTTTGAGGAAAAAAAGATTTCGCCAATTTATTTGGAAAAGGAAAATTTTCCATTTGAAACAGAAACTTTTTTGGAAAAGATTGAAGGTGCTGGGCGTGCTTTTGCGTTACAGTGTTCACAAGATTATGATGTTTTTAAAAAATATCTGTCTAGTTACAAACCTGTAATGTATGAAATATTAAATCGTGGAAAAATTCAGAAAGTTCTGACTTATAATGAGTTTTCAGAATTTAGTCAGAAGGAAAATACTAATTTAGAAAATAATCCAGAAAATAAAAATAACAGAAAATATTTTGAAACTTTGAATGAAGGCTTAAATGCTTATTTTAAAACAACAATTACTTCCAATGTCATTAGTGAAAAAAAGAAAAGTTTGTTAAAATATGTTGATTCGCAAATAAAAAAATTCAAAAAAATAGAAAAAAATATAAAAGTTGACTTGAAAAAAAATGAAAATTTTGAAAATTATAAAAATATCGGAGATATTTTGGCGGCAAATATGCACCAGATAAAATATGGAATGAAAAAAGTTACAGTTTTTGATTTTTATAATAATCAGGAAATTACGATAAATCTTGATCCGCTTTTATCTCCAAATGATAATTTAAATTTTTATTATAATAAGTATAATAAAGGAAAACGTACTATTTCAGCCTTAAATATAAGATTTTCCGACATTCAGGATGAAATAAAATATTTTGAAGAAATAAAAATGTTCATTGAAAAGGAAAATGATTTTATTGGGATTGAAGAAATTGAAAATGAACTGAATTTATCAGATAATGGAAATAAAATAAAAAATAAAATTAAATTGAATAAAACAAAAAAACGTGAATTATTGTCATTTGACTATAAAGGTTTTCAAATCTTTGTTGGAAGAAATAATAAAGAGAATGAGGAAATATCCTTTTCTAAAGGGCAGCCAAACGATATATGGATGCATATAAAGGATATTCCTGGAAGCCATGTTCTTATTTTACGAAATAATCAAGAACTTCCTGAAGATGCTTTAATTTATGCCGCAAATCTCGCTTGTGAATATTCTAAAGCAAAAAAAGGCGATAAAGTTACAGTTGATTACTGTGAAAGAAAATTTGTCAAGAAAATAAAGAATAGTAAGCCTGGAAATGTGACTTATACTAATTTTCATTCATTATTAGTTAATGTTACAGAAAAATCTCTTTAA
- a CDS encoding MarR family transcriptional regulator, which translates to MYEKIENLLDNFYKTYYKIEEINLNQVIKCLTTSELHIIEAIGENEITMNELSDKLGITMGTASVAVNKLTEKQFLERSRSNTDRRKVFVKLTQKGEVALNYHGNFHSTILEKITEDIPKEKLDTFVEVFETIMRNLNKVKKDIQPESILNFEKGDLVQVSSIKGSTAIRKYLNEKGVVIKSLIKILNIDKYLINMIVDGDEKVLNVEDAENIMVRKNAL; encoded by the coding sequence ATGTATGAGAAAATTGAAAATCTATTAGACAACTTTTATAAAACATACTATAAAATTGAAGAAATTAACTTAAATCAGGTAATAAAGTGCTTGACAACATCGGAACTGCATATCATTGAAGCAATTGGAGAAAATGAAATTACAATGAATGAACTTTCTGATAAATTGGGCATTACAATGGGAACAGCTTCTGTTGCTGTAAACAAATTAACTGAAAAGCAATTTCTAGAACGTTCTCGGTCGAATACCGACAGACGTAAAGTTTTTGTTAAACTGACTCAAAAGGGAGAGGTTGCCTTAAATTATCACGGTAATTTCCATTCGACTATCTTAGAAAAAATAACAGAGGATATTCCAAAGGAAAAATTAGATACATTTGTTGAAGTTTTTGAAACAATTATGAGAAACCTTAATAAAGTCAAAAAGGACATCCAGCCTGAATCAATCTTGAATTTTGAAAAGGGCGATTTAGTTCAAGTATCTTCAATCAAGGGAAGCACAGCCATTAGAAAATATTTGAACGAAAAAGGTGTTGTAATAAAATCGCTAATCAAAATTTTAAATATTGATAAATATTTAATAAATATGATTGTTGATGGAGATGAAAAGGTACTAAATGTTGAGGATGCTGAAAATATCATGGTTAGAAAAAATGCACTTTAA
- a CDS encoding PTS transporter subunit EIIC produces the protein MIALSNMAQSGAVFATYFIYKQDKKQESVSLSSTVSACFGITEPALFGANLKYMYPFYAAITASALAAVISTGFNVLANGIGVGGIALAFLSIKFEGAHQLGFWLASIVAFGLAFVLTFVFSKNPKLNKGSLTK, from the coding sequence TTGATTGCTTTGTCAAATATGGCTCAGTCAGGTGCAGTTTTTGCAACATACTTTATTTATAAACAAGATAAAAAACAAGAATCAGTTTCATTATCTTCAACTGTATCAGCTTGTTTTGGAATTACAGAACCAGCATTATTCGGAGCAAACTTGAAATATATGTACCCATTCTATGCGGCAATAACAGCTTCAGCATTAGCAGCAGTTATTTCTACAGGATTTAATGTATTGGCAAATGGAATTGGAGTTGGAGGAATCGCATTAGCATTCTTATCAATTAAATTTGAAGGTGCTCATCAATTGGGATTCTGGCTGGCTTCTATAGTTGCTTTTGGATTGGCATTTGTATTAACATTTGTATTTTCAAAGAATCCAAAATTAAATAAAGGAAGTTTAACAAAATAA